One window from the genome of Asterias amurensis chromosome 12, ASM3211899v1 encodes:
- the LOC139945595 gene encoding golgin-45-like, with the protein MDQRYFENIVFTHGQSINRDATSPVTPRPDGDGKENTTSTNEPHGTRSATHRFQQPAFFDSNNRNSTDLALQERKHQLDVTAAPSSQHKVTFDNGGQDVYSQLEAVRKEKHQLEKKLSGLARELRTVTDEKMEMGVEMAVQNQVNRDLKKLLVASMGSDLQAQLENLSSERAQLAQDLENTIKTLATERETLERVNIQCDVWRSKFLGSRLQVDEAVTSRTRLDMALQEACFALKKTVEERDEIRTHMMQTQRLLHYLSNALQRTHSLSEDTKTSSNVLTLALLNEQVASMISKHLLGDVGHSQQKSTSQFEFVEWTSAEMLAKEILLNRQPSLKLEQLKALPSSAMSLSADSLPKTNIAQRFHPHTTYENLTVNCCKYCKGDIKLV; encoded by the exons ATGGATCAAAGATATTTTGAGAACATTGTTTTTACCCACGGACAATCCATAAACAGAG ATGCTACATCCCCTGTGACTCCTAGGCCAGACGGAGACGGCAAAGAAAATACGACTAGCACCAATGAACCCCATGGAACGAGATCAGCAACTCACCGCTTTCAGCAGCCTGCATTTTTTGATAGTAATAATAGAAACTCGACTGATTTGGCTCTGCAAGAGCGCAAGCACCAGCTTGATGTGACGGCAGCACCAAGTTCTCAACACAAAGTAACTTTTGACAATGGAGGGCAAGATGTGTACTCTCAACTGGAGGCGGTTAGGAAAGAAAAGCATCAATTGGAAAAGAAACTGTCTGGGTTGGCGAGAGAGTTGAGGACGGTTACAGACGAGAAGATGGAGATGGGTGTTGAAATGGCTGTCCAGAATCAG GTTAACAGAGATCTGAAAAAGCTTCTTGTAGCCTCGATGGGTTCCGATCTTCAAGCCCAGTTGGAGAATTTATCATCTGAGCGTGCCCAGTTGGCGCAAGATCTCGAGAATACGATAAAGACGCTAGCTACGGAGCGAGAGACGTTGGAACGAGTCAACATTCAGTGTGACGTGTGGAGGAGTAAATTCCTTGGCAGTAG ATTGCAAGTGGATGAAGCGGTGACATCCAGAACTCGCCTTGATATGGCCCTTCAAGAAGCCTGCTTTGCCCTCAAGAAAACTGTAGAAGAACGAGATGAAATACGAACACACATGATGCAAACACAAAG ATTACTCCACTACCTCTCCAATGCTCTACAGAGAACCCACAGTCTCTCAGAGGACACCAAAACCTCGAGTAACGTCCTAACATTAGCGTTGCTCAATGAGCAAGTGGCCTCCATGATATCCAAACACCTACTGGGAGATGTCGGACACTCGCAACAGAAGAGCACATCACAGTTTGAGTTTGTCGAGTGGACGTCGGCGGAGATGCTCGCTAAGGAA ATTCTACTGAACAGGCAGCCATCGCTGAAATTAGAACAACTTAAGGCCTTGCCCTCTTCAGCGATGTCACTATCAGCAGATTCTCTACCGAAAACCAACATAGCTCAACGATTCCATCCACATACAACGTATGAGAATTTAACCGTCAACTGTTGTAAATACTGCAAGGGGGACATCAAGCTGGTTTAA